Genomic DNA from Bacillota bacterium:
CCTCGACTGGGGACACGGTTTGCTCCTTGTAGCCCGACACCTTGGGCCTGACCGTCACGTCGTAAACCCCGGGCGCCACGGTGATCTCAAAGAGCCCGGCCTGTTTCCTCTCGATCCAGGAGAGGAACTTGCCGTCCCGTACCAAGCCGACATCCGCGTCGCTCGTGGGCGTGCCTGCGGCCAGCAGCTTCACAGCGATCACGCCACGCGGATCGACGGCCACTGTCTTCTCGATGGTCTTTCCGCGCGTCAGCTCGATCCCTGTCAGGTGGATCGGGTCCGATCCGACTGCTTTGGGTTGGATCACGACGTCGTAGACACCCGGTTCGCGCGCGATCTCCCACACTCCGGGCGACTGCTCCGTCATCCAGCTGACGAACTTCGTACCTTGCATGAGGCTGACGTCAGCGTCTCGGAAGGGCTTGCCCGCGGCTGTGACGATCACTCGCACCCGTGCCTCTGTGAGAAAGTCCATCACAAGATCTGTGACGACCCCAGACCTAATCGCTACATTCGGTATCTCCTGCATCTGCGGAGCGGGCGTGTCGATGGAGCCGCGGACTGTGTAAACTCCTTCGGGCAAGGACATGACGAGCTTGCCCATCTGCGGGATCATCCGCCCCATCGAAGCCGTGCCCTCGAACACTTCGCACACGACCCGGTCGGGTGAGAGCGCCTTTCCTTCCATCCTGGGAGTGACGACGAGCTGGCCCGGCATCTTCACTTCCACGACCACGTCTGTCACCTGGCCGGGTTTGGCGTAGGCCTCGACGATGTCACTCTCTATCCCGGCGTAAGTGGCCATCACTCCATACGCCCCGGGTGTTGTGATGGTCTCCCGGTAAGCCCCTCGCAGCGGCACGTCCGGGACGGTCCTCTGCCCGGCAAGGGACACTTTGGAGACTGCCGTCACGTCCGCGCCTCGTGCCACCACTCGTGCGCGCAACGTCGCGAGCATATCCCCGAAGTCAACGGTGACGTTGGTGGTCTCTCCAGCGACAAGCCGCACGCCTGGGACCGTTTTCTCAACTGACACGTCCCCGACGTACCGGGCCACGACACCTACCACACCGGGATCTGCCTGGATCACAAACTGGCCCCTGCCCGCGGGCGAAGACGCCTTGACCTGTCCCGCTGACAGCACCCGGAATTCGCAGCTGGGCGTGATGTCCTGCCCTACGTAGATCGCGCGGACCGCGAGGGTCGCCTGTGGCGCCGGCAGGTCGAACACCAGAGCGGATTCCTTGTTCGGAGAAACCCACGCCGAGGCGGATCTCGCGGAGGCAGGGTAGCCCTTGAGGGTCACCGTCACCTCATACTGCCCTGCAGGGACCATCGCCACCGGCGGTGCGCCGAACCACTGTGCGGCCACGGGCGCTCCGGCTTTGG
This window encodes:
- a CDS encoding VWA domain-containing protein, with product MPLSRRAVYLLLLVVLSAQWIVPAPAGAVSAGDSKTYIEFILDASVSMTARLEGRKTRMDVAREVMEELIRELPETPGLEIALRVYGAELVRGMAPCEDSVLVQGFKPVRDARGPMITAVRDMKPKGMTPIGLSLELAAKDFPRDPDARKIVVLVTDGEESCGADPCAISRRLQEQGLMLKPYVVGFALSEKQAALVRCIGEYFEASDTASLRKALTSIMVQAISPAVLEVQAFGGGENVTSRAGIHVFNALGQPAKPGRLSPDRSSLLFELDEGVYTVRGDLSVGSEVVTATQPNIMAKSGQTTRIRLDFGPLTGMIRVFARVGGQDASDRVDIEVTKAGAPVAAQWFGAPPVAMVPAGQYEVTVTLKGYPASARSASAWVSPNKESALVFDLPAPQATLAVRAIYVGQDITPSCEFRVLSAGQVKASSPAGRGQFVIQADPGVVGVVARYVGDVSVEKTVPGVRLVAGETTNVTVDFGDMLATLRARVVARGADVTAVSKVSLAGQRTVPDVPLRGAYRETITTPGAYGVMATYAGIESDIVEAYAKPGQVTDVVVEVKMPGQLVVTPRMEGKALSPDRVVCEVFEGTASMGRMIPQMGKLVMSLPEGVYTVRGSIDTPAPQMQEIPNVAIRSGVVTDLVMDFLTEARVRVIVTAAGKPFRDADVSLMQGTKFVSWMTEQSPGVWEIAREPGVYDVVIQPKAVGSDPIHLTGIELTRGKTIEKTVAVDPRGVIAVKLLAAGTPTSDADVGLVRDGKFLSWIERKQAGLFEITVAPGVYDVTVRPKVSGYKEQTVSPVE